In Antechinus flavipes isolate AdamAnt ecotype Samford, QLD, Australia chromosome 6, AdamAnt_v2, whole genome shotgun sequence, the sequence gcctttatcagaacctttaactgtgaaaatgttttcccagtttgttgcttcccttctaatcttgtttgcattagttttatttgtacaaaggctttttaatttgatgtaatcgaaattttctattctgtgatcagtaatggtctctagttcatctttggtcacaaatttctttctcctccacaagtctgagagataaactattctatgttcctctaatttatttataatctcgttctttatgcctaggtcatagacccattttgatcttatcttggtatatggtgttaagtgtgggtccatgcctaatttctgccatactaatttccaattatcccagcagtttttatcaaataatgaattcttttcccagaagttaggggctttgggtttgtcaaacactagattgctataattgactattctgtcttgtgagcctagccttttccactgatccactaatctatttcttagccaataccaaatggttttggtgactgctgctttataatataattttagatcaggtacagctaggccaccttcatttgatttttttttcattaattcccttgagattctcgactttttattgttccatatgaattttgttgttattttttctagatcaataaaatattttcttggaagtctgattggtatagcactaaataaatagattagtttagggagtattgtcatctttattatgttcgctcggccgatccaagagcacttaatatttttccaattatttaagtctgactttatttgtgtggagacttttttataattttgctcatataattcctgactttcctttggtagatagattcccaaatattttatggtatcaacagttattctgaatggaatttctctttgtatctcttgctgttgggttttgttggtgatgtataaaaatgctgaggatttatggggatttattttgtagccagctactttgctaaaattatgaattatttccaatagctttttggtagaatctctggggttctctaggtataccatcatatcatctgcaaagagtgatagtttggtttcctcattgcctactctaattccttttatatctttctcgactcttattgccgaggctagtgtttctaatacgatattaaataataatggtgatagtgggcaaccttgcttcactccagatcttactgggaaaggttccagtttttctccattgcatatgatgcttactgatggttttaaatatatgctcctgactattttaaggaaaagtccatttattcctatgctctcaagtgtttttattaggaatggatgttggattttatcaaatgctttttctgcatctattgagatgatcatgtggtttttgtttgtttggttattgatatagtcaattatgctaatagttttcctaatattgaaccagccctgcattcctggtataaatcctacttggtcatagtgtattatcctggtgacaattttctgtaatctttttgctaatattttatttaagattttagcatcaatattcattagggagattggtctataattttctttctctgttttcagcctacctggtttaggtatcagtaccatatctgtgtcataaaaggagtttggtaggactccttcaatccctattttttcaaatagtttatataacattggagttaattgttctttaaatgtttggtagaattcacatgtaaatccatctggtcctggggattttttcttagggagttgattgatagtttgttctatttctttttctgagatgggactgtttaggatatttacttcttcctctgttagtttgggcaagctgtatttttggaggtatttttctatttcatttaagttgtcgaatttattggcataaagttgggcaaagtaactcctaattattgctctaatttcctcttcgttagtggtgagttctcccttttcatttttaagactaacaatttgattttcctctttcctttttttaatcagatttactaagggtttgtctattttgttggttttttcatagaaccaactcttagttttattaatcaattcaatagtttttttactttcaattttattgatctcaccttttacttttagaatttcaagtttagtgtttgactgggggtttttaatttgttccttttctagcatttttaattgcaaacccaattcattgaccttctctttctctattttatacaaataggcctctagagatatgaaatttccccttattaccgctttggctgcatcccatacattttggtatgatgtctcattattatcgttttcttgggtgaagttattaattatttctatgatttgctgttttacccaatcattctttagtatgagattatttagtttccaattattttttggtctacttccccctgcttttttgttgaatgtaattttcattgcatcgtggtctgaaaaggatgcatttactatttctgccttactacatttgagtttgaggtttttatgtcctaatatatggtcaatttttgtataggttccatgaactgctgaaaagaaagtgtattcctttctgtctccattacattttctccagagatctatcatatctagcttttctagtattctgtttacctctttgacttctttcttatttattttctggtttgatttatctaattctgagagtgcaaggttaagatctcccactattatagttttactgtctatttcttcttgcagctctcttagtttctcttttaagaatttagatgctaccccacttggtgcatatatgtttaatatagatagtgcttcattatccatgctaccctttagcaagatatagtgtccttccttatctcttttaattaggtcaatttttgctttagcttgatctgagatcaggatggctacccctgcttttttgacttcacctgaagcatagtagattttgctccaaccttttacctttaacctgcatgtatctccccgcttcaggtgtgtttcctgtaaacaacatattgtaggattctggcttttaatccattctgctaaccgcttcctctttatgggggagtttaccccgttcacgtttatggttagaatgaccaattctgtattacttgccatcttgttaaccccggtttatgctttcctcccttctttcccctttcccccccttccaagtattaagcttgtgagcaccccttgcttctcacagccctccctttttagtgtccctccccccgccttagagttcctccccctatcttacccctttccctcccagttcccgtattcccttccgcttagcttattccttccctttctacttttcccttctcacttttcaatgagatgggagaagtttcaccttagattgaatatgtcttaagatttttcacttaaagccaattctgaaggcagtaagatacccactatattcatccccctccattctttctctcaggtataataggtttcctatgcctcttcatgagatgtactacccccactttaccctttttctggtacaatgtcctttccacatcaatttctagaacaaggtatacatgtattctttatatatctatatagtgaaaatatagttcccaagattaatctttacctttttagatttctcttgagttctatatttgtagatcaaactttttgttaagttctggttttttcatcagaaatagatgaaattcgcttacttcgttgaatgtccatcttcttccctggaaaaagatgctcattctcgctgggtaagttatttttggttgcataccaagttccttagcctttcggaatatcatattccaggcccttcgatcttttaatgtggatgctgccagatcctgggtgatccttattgtggctccttgatacttgaattgggtttttctggccgcttgcaatattttttctttcatctgagggttctggcatttggccactatattccttggtgttttgattttaggatccctttcagtgggtgatcgatgaatcctttcaatgtttattttttcctctgttcctatgacttctgggcagttctctttgataatttcctggaagacagtgtccaggctctttttttcatcatgtttttctgggagtccaatgattctcagattgtctctcctggatctgttttccaggtctgttgtcttccccagaaggtatttcacatttttctccattgtttgatttttttggatttgcttgactgattcttcttgtctcctcgagtcattcaattccacttgttcaattctgattttcagtgaagtattctcttcactcacttttttaaaatctttctctaattgtccaattgagttcttttgttctgtggaatttttttccatttcgccaattttgttttttagagagctgttttctgtttccagttcactaatcctatttttcaaggattttacttctttatccactctctctttaactttctccagactcttttcccatttttcttctagctcctttgtgagagcctttttaatcacttctatgaggttcatctgtgctgaggaacagacaatctcctcctttggggaatcacctggggactgcctgtttttagtctcctcaggatttagagtctgctctctatctgtatagaagctgtcaagggttaaagtcctcttcagcttcttgctcattctgtctattaatcagagacaaactaccaaagaaaaacagaaaaaactggagtctttctttggggggggggctgggtgtgttatcgagcttcctctacagactgcagggggcagcagtgaggcactagcaggactgtgctgcgcctgcgctctgagatcccagagcgtgctgagtcactgagggggggaagggggggggggcggccaggtcctgagagactccagctgtttgcggttgtattcttcagccccggtgtttttagcttctctgctgggctgttgacttgctgcaggttccaaacctgtagcgaagctctccccgcagagacggctgcgatcactccccaccccctctcagctctgctcctgtgttctcactgccgctgccctcagcctgcgcccgatctaaaaccgccccagccctccagtaaagacagacctttcttggcggatctcaaggatggcttctcttggtaactatttgtgggttttttttcagtcaagcattgattcagaggcttgtaatgaagtggatagtgagagaaagcgcggagcttatgcaactgtgagcctcctctccgccatcttaaccggaagtcccctagTATTTAGTTTAATAAGgtgaggtttctttttttttttttttttttatagcttgcTCTCTAAACCCTTGAGGTACCTGCTTACCACAATGAGTCACCTTAGAAGGATTTAAGTGgagaatttcttcatcagaaagtAACATGGTAATTGGTTAAAGTATGCCAGTTCCAGAAAACCCTACAAAATAATTCTCCCACTCAAATACTTTTTGCCCACATGTCTAATTTTCCAAGCAGCTGGCACAGAATATCTCTGATCTCCTGCTCAAAGTTATCATTTAGATATTGTACTTTCCATTAAAAATTCTAGTTAAGTATTTCCCTTGAAGTTGTGTTATCccaatttctcttcttcattttctcttttaatgaaaGACAGTCTTCTTGACATTGGGCTTGGTTTCCATTAGAAAGCTAGTTTCTTCACTAGAAGGTAAATTCTAGAGTCTACTTCAAATCTATAGAGATTATTGGAATCTCTTTGGAAGTGTACAAGCAAGGCTGCATAACATGCAAAGGCAGAGTAATATTCTATCTTTTTAGATTCTATACACTTTCATAAATATAACATACTAACATTGCTAAGTCCTAGGTTGATGGATTGATCATTTGTACAATTATATTCTCCATCTTTGTAAAAAGTACTATCTATGCCCAAATGAAACTTGTTGACCCAGTCTATAGGATATATATGGATGCTTATATCTAAGATGAGATCCATTTAATATCTCTATAAATCATCTTTTTGATGaaatctaatatttatattatatatgaatacacatatatgatctttattatatatatattataattttacagtTAATATACTTGACTAAACTCTTATCTCCATGCTTGTCTTTCACATGGAAGGTAGTTTTAAACAGAATGTCAGCTGTAGAAAACAATGGGAAGTTTATGGTGTAAAGTGAAATAACCATTAATGTGATTCTAGTGTGAGAGCCTTCACCTGACTTTTTCATGTATCTATTAACTTTTCTCTCTCATAGGACTATTGTGATGTATAGGACAggggttctcaaatttttgttctcactatctttatactatttaaaaaactattgaggatctgtctgaagaatttttgtttatgcgggttatattgatagatatttaccatattagaaaaaaaaactaatttgaatttgcagaccttctgaaagggtttcagagaccaccAGAGAATTTCTGGACTTGACcttgagaaccactggtatagGAGATGCGGggattgaagaaaaaagaaaaggattcatATGTGGAAAAATGTGTGAAACAgatttatttttggcaaagaattGTACACTCAAGGAAGGCCCATCATTTGGGGGAATTGCTGAAAAAGTACGGTTATGAACATAATGCAATAtaattatgccataagaaattattaaatgaatgCTTTTAGAGAAACCCACAAAagtttgtatgaactgatgcaaagtaaagtgagcagaccCAAAAGGATAACATGTTCACATGTATAATATTGTCAAGACAAATAACATTGAAAGACTTAAGAGTTCCGATCAGTGTCATGACCAGTCATAAGGAGGACTGATGAAGTATTCTACCTACTTCTTGACAGAAAGATGATGGACTCAAGAGATGGCATGAGAGACTCATATTTGAACATGGTcagtgtgagaatttgttttactttattattcacatttatacTAAGTATAGAACAAATAGAATGTGTCCCAATATGGAACTCCAAAAAAagagttttgattttcttttcttttcttctcaatatgCATGTGTTTAGGGTaggttgaaaaaaagaaaataaatacttgctaatttaaaaagaataataaaatattattttaaaaataacaagttCAGTGCCTCTGCCACACATGTCACACTTCTGGATATTTGTCTGACTCAATGAGTCTACCTCCACCGAAAATTCTATTATTCTCCTGACGTCTCTCAGGGGAGCAAAGAACATGGATGGACAGAAGTGTTGGCAACAAGTGTCACAGAAATAATTGAAGATGACATTCATTCTATTGTCAGGCAGCTCTAAATAGGACTCTTTGTGTCAAGTCAGAGCCAAACTTTCCCCATTACTTTCAATGGGGACCATTGCAGAGAAAACttacttctctcttccccttgccAGTCCTTcagattattttaaggaacagATAATGTCCATCTAACATCTCCTTTTTCTCTGGCTGAGCATCCCTGACTGCTGAACTGCACTAAGTAGAATTTGGCTTCCTGCTTTAATTCCTTCCCTCCCACTATGTATATGTTTGTTCCTTTGGGTGAACCTCTGTCCAAAGCTCTTCTTGGCTTGACCCCAATGCTTATGTCTTCACTCATTCTTCTTGGCTGACTACCACTCATGACTTGGACTGGTCATGCCTGGAACTATTTATCTTACCTAAGTCCTGCCAGACATTAAATAGCTGGCTTACTGTGCAATCAACTGCATTTAATAATAACTGGAGGGGATATTAATTGCTGATTAGAGACTATTAATGATAGAGGCCAGCAAGGCTAGTCTATAGCTAAGTTATCAATTAGGAAAAACCTGCTTTGAGGGTCTCTTACCCTCTCTTCATCTCTCACCATGTACTTCTAGTGCCTCTGGCCTACAGCGCAGAATTCATACAATGATAAATCATGAGTCCAGAGGACTGAAGATAAAACATACTGCCCACCAACTGTCAGAGATTTGATGGACTTAAAATGTAGCATGAAACTTACAATCCTGGACATAgtcaatatggaaatttgttttgttgaaatatgtatatttgttatgataaggtttttttttaattgttcatttggagagggaactgggagggaaagttgaatgtttataaaaataaatggattttttttaaaaaattgaacaattCATGCTATAGCAAAGTTTTAGTTTATTAAGGAACCAAAAACAAGTGTCGGGTGATCAGGGAACAGAAAAACCACATATCAAAGTAAGGTAtattgagaagaaaatagaagtcaAAGAGGGGCCTTAAGGAAGATATTTGCCTTGAGATCACAAAAGTGGAGAAGGAATCCCCAAGAGCCAAGGGAAAAGTGGGAGGCATAGTATGGGATCAGTGTAGCGATAAAAGAAACCAGTTTACAAAGTGAAATCTTAGCTCTAGCACAGATTTTCTGCATGACAAACATGTTATCTGCAGTTTTCTAGCACTTGTAGTTTTCCTCCAAACTATCattagttgcaaattgctctctaCTTCTAatgcaaagaattaaaatttgggGACTAATTCTggaaagtaataataacaatgagaataatagtattttaaggtttgctaaacactttatatGCCATTTCATTAAATTCTCACAACAATCGATAGAATagggattattattatcatcactttacagatgaggaaaaagagactCAGAAAAATCACATTACTTACCCAGGGATAATCCAACTACTAAATAtctaaggtaaaatttgaactcagattttcccacTCCAGGTTTAGTGCTCTTTAGTGCACTCTCCttatctctcttccctcttttgtcTAAAATTCAATCgaattcaatatacatttattaaagaaTTTACGTACAAGACTTCCAAAGATGCAGGAATATTGGACTCAAAAGAGTCCACCtgaaatatttactagttgtacaATCATGGCAAATCACAAACCCCAAATCTCAAAAGTTTTagaatgaattttattgtttattcagaaaaagaatgtcAGAAAGGGAGGATGACTCCCTCCTTGCATCTCTGTGAAGTTTACATTACAAAGAATTCAAGCAAAGAACATAAGAACAAATTCTTGGTTTACCACCTTTAAGCAGATAGGGATTTTCTAGAAATGGGCAGTTTGCGATGTAGTTCAGCAGCTAAGTGTAAACATTCAATATAACTTGTGGAACCCCAAATACAAGCTTGCAGGAAATCCAAAACACAAGTTTTGTTGAACTCAAAATAAAACCTCAATGAATGAACTCAAAACACAAATATTTTGGGTTGACCTAAGCATTTCTCAATCCAGataatttctagccatataaagctaggttcaaataatattaataaatgataaagtatttttaaaacacaataaTCATCGGCAAGCTAGTTAATGTCTGTCAAcctatttatctataaaatagggaaaatatagaTATTATTCATAAGTAGCATAATAATGCAAGtagtattatttataaataatacctATGTATTATTCTATAGATATCTATTGTTAGTAGCACTTACCTTACAAGGTcatgggagaatcaaatgagataatgtatgtgaatcaatcaattaatcaaaataaatttattgaatgcttatcctatgctaagcactgatgttgcaaaaaacaaaacaaaacagaaatactCTTCAAATGGCATTATATTTGAAtagagaatattacatatatgtttatgtaaaaatcagaacaagataaatacagaatGGATGAAAGGTAACCCTAGAGAggagcactttgcaaaccttaaagagctttataaaaataCAGCTAACAATAATAAGAACATTACTAATAATGAAAAGGAATATG encodes:
- the LOC127540451 gene encoding DNA-directed RNA polymerases I, II, and III subunit RPABC3-like, translated to MDLILDISIHIYPIDWVNKFHLGIDSTFYKDGEYNCTNDQSSAFACYAALLVHFQRDSNNLYRFEVDSRIYLLVKKLAF